CGAGGCGAGgcggggggcacggggggacAAAGCACACCCGGCGGGATTCCGGGTACTACGGACAGCGAGGGATGGCGTTGGCAACGGGGGATACCGGGCACGAGGGACACAAGGCAGTAAGGCACGCCCGGGGACACCAGGGAGCGGAGCGCTAGGGACAGCAGGCGACAAGACAGGCAGCGGGGGACGAGGCACTTCAGCGCACAACAGGCACTGCAACTCCGGGACTTGCACGTCTCGCCCCACCAGCACCAGGGCACAGGAGAAGACACGGGGCACTAAAGCGGCAGGATTTGCACCAGGGGACACGAGACAACAgggtgcagccagcagcagagcacacgAGGCGGCAGGCACCAGGGAACAGTGTCCCCCGCCGCCACTGTGGAGCGCACCCGGCAAAGGCACAGGTCCCTGAGGGATATTAGGGGATAGCGAGCACCAAGTCACACCAGGGAGCACTGGAGCATGAGGGCACCTGTGgcagcagggtgctgggggTCCCAGCAGCACACTGGGGACATGGTGCCCTGACTCACCAGGGGCAGAGGGTCCCAAGGGATAGCAGGCAGCAGAGGCGAGTGGAGTTCAGAGAGTTTAATGAGCGCAGGACAAACCCCGATTCCCCCcatccccccaccccccagtGCCTGGCCTGGCCCACACCCCCAGGCCAGGCCCCCCGTGACACCCTAGTCGACTTCTTCCATGCTGCTGTAGGAGGGGGCTGGGCGCTCGGCGGGGCTGGCAAAACGCTCGGGGAGGCCTTCCGCAGCCAGCGGCGGGGCTCCTTCGGGGGCCAGGCCGGATCCGAACGGCACCGGGGGCAGTCCCTGCAAGCAGAAGGTGGGCATGAGAGGGAGACTTGCACGCTGCCCACCCATCTCCCTCCTTGCTCCCGGGGGGCTGGAGAGGTGCCCgggggggacacagccccacacGCAGGatgtgcagcccctgggcttacagagcagcagctggcgGCAAACCCcacggcagggcagggcagagggaagcagcCCCTCCGGCCCAGCAGgagggccaggctgcagcacactCCTGCCCCGGGgcggagcagagccctgcaccCCAGCACGGGGGCCGCAGGCACGCTGCCAGTGCCTGCCGGAGGTCTGAGGAACAGAGCAGGGCCAGAGGGGATTTCCAGGGCTGAGAGCACCTTGTCAGGCCTCGCTGCCGGCCACCCACCGCCGGCGAGGGCAGGcaggtgcaggcagcagcttgtgGGCCCCAACCCTGGGGTGCCAGCACCAGTCGGAGCAGAGGTCAGCCCACCGGCGCCGGGCACTGACTCAGACCCACGAGGCCGGCATCGTGGGTGAGCGGGGGAAGCTGCTGAGACCCAGGGCTGTAGACAATGAGGCGACTGTTCCAGGACAGGCACCTCATGAccgtggcacagccctgccggGCTCCCCGGCTGGGACCTGCTTGGGAGGGGAGTAAACCTCAGCACGTGGAGGAGGGGCATGGGACAGAGGTAGGGGGAGTCCAGCTCAGGCCCCGGCCTAAAACGCAGACGAACCCCTTCACTGCAAAGCATCCCTCCCAAGCCAGCtgagggcactgccagcagaacACTGGAGACGGAAAAGGAAGTCACAGGGCTCTGAAGTCACCTCTCACACCCAAATACGCCAGAGCTGTCTGAGCCACACTCAGCCAAGGGCAACACGTCTCAATGTCAGACACGGTTGGAGTAGCAGCCTGTGCCCCAGCCTCAGGGGactgcctgctcctggccctgccggGCTCCTCACGCCCTGCACGTGTCCCGTGAGGCTACCGCTCCACAGCTGGGATTGCAGCCCAGCCCGTGCCCCACGGcatgggcaggcagagctctcccCTGAGCCTGCTGCCACACAAGGTGCACCAGGCACCCAGCAAAGCCCAAGGGATGGTCCTGGTGCCAGCTGGGTCACAGAGTGGCCTCAGGTGACCCCAGTGTGGAGTCCTCGCCTCTGTGTGGGAGTGCCAGCACACAGGACACGAATGCTGCGTTTCGTTGGAAAACCTGGCTTTATTAACGCACCATGGTCGTAGCTGCTCTCCCTGACCCCACGCCTCTCCCGCAGCATGGGCAGCTGGTACTCTCGTAAATGAGGTGCTGCGCCACGCTGCCCTGAACAGACCAACTCCCCCAGATgctgccagcacacagccccacagacTGGTGGGAGGCAGCGACCCACAGAGACAGGTGCTCACCATGGGCACCTCAGTCTGGATTGCCAGGCTCCCCAGCAGCTgtctggggctgagcagggaagcACACAAGCCCTTGGTGACAAGCCCgtccagccccagcacaggagagcagcacacaTACTCCCAGTGCACGGGCAGCTGGCACCAGAAGGCTCAGCAGAAGGCTAGCAGGGCAGACTGGGCTGGCCAAGGACCGTGGGtagccccagccccaggggagctcaaggctcctgcagcagcacagctgagagagGTGGCCAGCCAGGGCCCGTGTCAGGGCATCCTGCCCTTGCTGCAGCCTCCCGGCAGGTCTCCACTTCCTACTTGGGAGCCAAGCAGAGATGGTTGATGTGCCCACAGGGCTCTCAGGCCCCAGCAACACCGTAGCAGCAACGTCCCTTCTTGAGAAGCAGGTAGCCTTGAGGCCTGCCCTACTCCCAGTGGGCAGCAAGGAAGGGCAAAGGAGCTTCTGGTTCTGGGCTGTGCCTTGGCAAAGTAGCAGGCTGGCCACACGGGCCtgccagctggcacaggagatGCCAGAGCAGACAGACAGGAGCCGACAGCCCCATGTTTCCCTTGGCGAGTCTTTCCCAGcgatttctgtgctgctgcctcatgtCTTCGTCTCATAGCGTCCTAGGACGGCGCGTGCCCTGGCGGCCCTGCTCCCGCAGCTGGCCACGCGCCTGGGCCTATCTCCAGCGGGGCTGGTAAATGAGTGGGTAGAAGACGTTCAGGAAGAGAGCCACAATTGCAGCTGTGGTGGCCAGGACAAAGTATCTGACGCAGCCTTCATCTGGGTGCTGGGGGGTGCCCGGACTTCGCTTCTGGCCACAGGGCCTCCAAGAGTTTCTTGCAGGCCTTTGGGGTGCCTCAAGCTGCAGCTCTTGTTCTTCAGCCTCCAGTTCCTGCCAGATCAGAGAAGCCTGCGATGTGGAAACCTGCGTCAGCACTTGGAGAACACAACGGGCAACACCCCTTGCCATCCCCCGGGGCAGGCGGCTGCCTGCAAGCCCAGCCCCGTGCCCAGCCAGCCCGCCTCCCCATGCAGCACCGTCGCGGTCGCGCCCGCCCCCGCAGCTCTTCAGGGTCTCTGGTGTGTGGGGCTCCGGTGGGTGGCTCTGTGGGAGGGAGCGTGGGCAGCTGCCGGGCAGGGTCTTCACGGGACTGCAGGGAGTGAAGCCAGCAGCTGGATCCCGATGGAGCAGATGCACTTGCATTGGTGGGTCCAGGAGGTaagggagcaggcagcagccagtcACAGCCCAGCTTCTGTGATCCCAACAGGATCTTTCAAATGACAGCCAATCCAgagccagctggagcagcaggagcaggaggcgCGGTGCCAGTACAGCcagtcacagctctgctttggtgGGTAAGAATGCTCTGACAACCAATCGTAGCCCAGGTTCCAGAAGGATTTTCCACAGGCAGCCAACCACAGCTTGGCCCTTCATGGCGGTGATCATGCAGAGCAGCCAGTCAGGGAGCAGGTCTCTGGAGGGCACCCAGTGCCACGGAGGGTGCAGGTGGTCCAGGGTGCTTGGGCACCTGCTGAGCCCCACTGGGATCCAATGCACCCCATTACTGTGGGGGAACCAGTGCTGCCAGGGGCCCAATGAGCTCCAGTGCCACAGAGCAACCTGATGAACCCCAGTGCCATGAGGCATACAGTGAGCCACAGAGCAACCTGATGAACCCCAGCGCCATGAGGCATACAGTGAGCCACAGTGCCAGTTCAGGCCCTGAAGCCTCTCACCACcagtgaaaagcagcacagctttctcATTGCTCAGGGTGCCCCCAGTGagtggggctgctccaggacacACACGCGGGGCAGGaacagcccaggcaggcagaCACCAACATGCCAGACAGCCCTGCTGGCCTCAGAGACAGCTTGTCCCCAGGcgagagggcagagctgggatgccTAACTAGCACCTGGCCAAGGGGAGGAGGATGAgccagaggggcagggaggccAGGCCAGAAGGGCCCCTCTGAGCACACATGTGCAGTCATGCTGGAGATGAACTGAGCATTGTCCTCAGACTCCGCGGGCCCACAGAGGTGCTGAGAACAGAGGGAATGCCTGCAGCACAATGGTGCGTGGGGTCTCACCAGGTGAGCACCAGCCTCAACCTTCCTGACTTTCACAAGAGGATCAGTGCAGCCATTCCCTACCACTGCATTCTGAAAGCACCCTGCCGTCTGGCCCACCCCCAGTCCCTCCCTCCCAGGCCACCCAGCAACAGAGCTCGCTCTGGCAGGTTTCTCCACAGCACCCTGTGAAGGCTGCCAGGCCTCTGGCTCAGCACTGGCATTTACCTTTTTTGCACTTGGCTTGGCCCTGAGTTGGGCCCCAGCAGAAAGTGTTCCCCACCCTGCCTTGAAAGTGGCTCCAGAGGGCAAGTTCTTACTGCTCCCTGGCACAACGAGATCCTACTGCACCACTCACAACCCCTCCTTCAATGCAGACCCCAGTGAGGCTGTGCcccccttcttcctcttcctgagCCCTCCCATCAGCACTTCCACACTGATGACGAAAACAGCTCTCCTGTGATCCCTCAGGACAGGGACTGTCCCAAGCCCACAGAGAGAACAAGGCAAGACAGGCTCCAGTGCCCAGCTGACGCGAGCTCTCTGGTATCAAAGGGGTACAGGCACTGCACCACAGCTGCACCAGGCTCTGTGGGTGCAGGCAAAGGCAGGCAGGGCCCTGCATGTGGGCCCCTGAGCACATTTCAAGGCTCTGTGGCTCCAATGGTGGCGAAAGGGACGCAAGTGCTcacctggctggcagcagcttcgGCAGAGGGGGTGCGCTCGGCGCGGTGGTCTGAGGGATGCCCTGGCAGGGGTCTCTCCACAGGAGAGTTCCTCCGGCGGTAGAAGAGGACATAGGCATATCTGGTCACCACCTGGCTCTCATCCACGGTGGTGACTGTGCTGTCGTCAAAGAGCCGCCagcctgaggaggaggaagggttAAGCTAGCAGACAAGTCACGGCCGCAGGAGCCGAGGGGTGGTGAGGGTGACAGATGCTCACCCACGTCGCTGCGCTGGCTGTTCTTGTCGTTGGGCAGGCGGGCATACGCTGTGTAGTGGCCTCCAATCATGCCTCCATAGTGGTTGATCACAGCATACAGGTCATACataggcagctgctgctcaccctTCCGACCGATGCAGAACTTGCTCAGGTCCAGACTCCTGTAGAGAGATACAGCGACCGTCAAGGGCGATCAGTGTTACGCAGGCTGGGCCGCAGGTCAGCAGAGGCAGTGCCAACCCAGGCACATCATCCCCTGGGCTCTCACCGGACAGGAAAGTCCACCATGTCATTGATCTTGTCCCTCCAAATAAAGCTGCGGAAGGAGAAGCGCTTGAGCTGGATGATGAGGACGTTGGGCAGCCGCCACAGCATCAGCTGCTTGGAAGCCTCACGGTGCTGCTTGCACTTGGGGCAGTACCTGGGGGAAGAGTGTGCTCGTTACTGGCATGGGAAGAGCCTCAGTCcttgcagctcagctcacagctcagccccagggtCCCCACATGCAGGGCTGGCTAAGGGTATGTGGGAGCGCTCAGCTTCCTCTGTCAAGGGCAGGCCAgtacagccctgcagagcactaGCTTTGCTCCCTGCTGGCTCAGCCCTTCCGAGTGCACAGGGAAAGCCAGCCCATTGTTCCTGGCTGCCAGTAGAAACAGCGTGCAggcctgggcagctcctgggaaacccctgctgctgtctgggcCTGTTGGCTGGAACCCACTCCGCTGCCTTCCTCACCATGCTTCCTCTGGGGCCAGGACTTCAGGCTTCGTGAAGAGATTGAGGCACTGCTCCAGGGTGAAGTGGCCAGCCCGGGCTGCTTCGCTGGCCGAGCCTGGATCCTCCACACATTCCAACTCCTTGGATTCTACCAACACGAATTCCTTGAGGCGCTCATTGTTCTTCCACACCAGGGCAAGAGAGCAGTCGTCTGTCAGATCCAGGGGGGTGTCACCTGTGAAGGGGCACAGACCTCACACACTTACCCCACCAGGCTAGACCAGGCCACCTTGCTGGAGCAATCTTGCCCATCCCAGTTAGATACAGAGATCAAAAAGTGCTGCCAGAAAGGGACAGGTACCCCCCTGGCCAGGTTCATCATGCAGAGCCCCTCAGCCTGCAGGGTGCAACACCGGCACAGTCCTCTCATCAGTAGCACCCTCACAACCAGCACCTGGTGTGGGCATCCTATTCAAAGAAAGAGGTGACCCAGAGATCACAGACCCTCTGAGAATACAAGAGACTGGAAGGAATTGGCCTATTTGCTGAGGAGAGCAAGAATGTCATGCCCAAGAAGAGCTTCCAGATGGAGGTTCTGCGCAGCAgagcccttccctcccctgtcAGATGCAGCTTTCACTGTCCAGTGTGGACACCTGGGCTCATCTTATGCCAGGCAGACTCTGGCACCCTGGCCAGGCAGATCCACTACCCTGCCAGAGGCTCTAAGGGATGAAGGTGGTGCTTTACAGGGCTCTGGCTCACCTTTATCTTCCAGCTTGTGCTCTCGGTTGGCAGCGTCGATCTTAGTGATGTAGAACGGTGTGGCGCGGGCACTCAGTGAGTCTGGAGTGTGTTGGTACCCAGGGATGGCAGCTGTGAATAGGCAGAGACAGATTTGTGGTGGCACTGCCTGTCTGCCCTGCGTAGGGGCCAAGAATTTGCAGCGCCCCCACCCCCACCTCACATGCTACGGCCTTGAAGGGACACAACCACGTGCCCGTGTCCTTGACTATTTTTAGCAGGCGCCTGCCCCTGGCAAGCTGtgctcctctgcctgccttGCCCCTTCACTGCACATTGCTGCCATCCTGAGACGAGTGTCTGGAAACGTGACAGCCAGGCAGCCGAGCGCGAGAGGCTGGTCCCATGCAGCTGAGTCAGAGCGAGCGAAGTGCTTTGCTCACAGCCcccaggggctcagcctgcaccagctctgccttgctccCACAGGACttctgccagcccctgccttcccacctctcccacagcaacacagcactccagcctctctgctcaTCAGGTCCCTGCTCTACACCCTGGGCtttgccagggcagggcagagcgtGGGTAGACAGGCATTTCAGGTGAGGCAAGAGTGCCAAAACAAAGCTCCCGTGGCCTCATCTGTGTTCCCAAGAGTCTCCAGACCAAGCTCACAAGGGGAGAAgagatgctgtgctgggaggtcACCCCAAGGAGGGAGAATTGCCCGAGCtcctggcacagacacagccagcGCTTCAGCACCTCTTACCTTCTGGCTTGAGGGCTCTCTCATAGGATGGCTCCTTCTCACAACAGCTGTCACCCTGCGACTCCATGTGCTCAGAGAACCCTGAATCCAAGCTCAGGAGGGAACTCCTGGCTGTCAGGACCTTGCTCCGGACAGTGGTAGTATCCCCCatctctggctgcagctcaggcacagctggcGAGAGCGGGGGCTCCTGAGGGAGGCTGGAAaccctgtccccatctcccagctcgggggcagaggtggctgctgcacagctgctcttggCCAGGGGCTCCAGCTTGTCTGagtgcagaggctgcagcccctgctccggTGACATCCGGCCCAACTGGAATGGAGGCTGGAACACGCTGACTGAGTACCTGGGCATGGAGGTGGGAGTTAGAGCTGGCCAGACGCAGGACTGAGCTCAGCTCCGGGACAGAAGCACCCTCCTTCCCCAGACTCTCACCTTGCGTagccctccagcagctgggccaggcGGGCGTAGGTGAGGCGGGACTCGGGCACACTGATGAGGAAGGGGAAACCGATGTTCTCAGGACGGCACGAAGCCTTGTGGTCTGGCCAGTGTGTTTTCTGACATGCCCTGTAACACATACACGGCGTGTCAGACACACATACAGCCCCTGCCGAACTCAGCATCCTTGAacagcctgggaaggagcagtgcAGGGCCAGAGAAGtgtgctggggacaaggggaaCACCACGAGTTCAACTGGCTCCATCCCAAAGGGAAGATCCATCCCACCTtctcccagcaggcagagctctcccatccagcccttcACAGCAGGAGaccctccatccctgccaggcACCAAGCCAACTCACACGTTGCAGTAACCAACTCGATAGCACCTCGTGCAGCGCTTGAGCTTCTCAtcctctggcagctgcttctTCTGGCAGGCTGCACACTTGGCGACAGGGCCACTGGGCACCTGTGGACGCTGCAGGAGAAAGGACCCATTGGACAGGGAAGGGCACCCGGGCAGGACAAGGCAGCCTCGGGGGGCATCCACGCTCACTGTAGCTAACCGCCCCCGTGTGCAgttctgcctctcctgctcaGTGCTCAGCCTTCCTGCATCTCTCCCATTAGTCCCAATATGCCTCCTTACCTGCTGGACCTGCAGCTCCACCACACGCTCCTTggccagctctggggacagcacctcaaagcaaagcagcaggtCCGTTGGCGAGACTGTGTCTAGTGAGTTAGATGGCAGGAACATGCGGTGGAAGTGATTCTTGATCACCTGCCAGGAAAGCAGTGGAGCATGGCCGTGTAAGGGCTGCCCTATGTGTCCTCTCCTCAGAGAGCCACAGACCTCAGcctcacagggagctgtgagaagagcagcagcctAAGGATGCTGTGCTCAGCTCACCACCTCACAAGGGAAAGATGGACATCCCCAGAACCTCCTGTGGTGGCCTAACCCTCCAGAGCAGGTATCTGCCCAGCACTCTCACCTCTGCCAGGCGCAGGTTCTCTGGTTTCACACGCACACTGTGGGCAACTGAGTCAAGCACCTCCATGGCACTGGAGTTCTCCTTGCTGATACTCACGAGGAACTGCCACCGAGAAAGTGCTGCATTAGTCACACCACACTAAGGCGTGTGGGCCCTTACTTAACACACGGCTTAGCTGGCTGGCACATGACCAGCTGCCTGAGGCACCTCCAGGAGCCTTCTTAGGCTCCCTCCCCAGGGTAGAAGGTACCCTTTACCTTGATGGGTTTCTTGTGTGGCTCCTTTGCAAAGTAGTAGACAGTCAGCACCTTTTGCTTCTGTGGGAGGGGCACGGGGAGGTACAGGAAGGGGTCAAAGGTAATAGACACCTGCAGATACAAAAACACACTCAGCTGTGGGAAGTGCTTGTGGCTGAGCAGCAGATCCAGTGGACTCAAGACCCAGACCCTGTGACCTGTGCTCTCTGAGGGTCAGGAGCCTACTTCTGCACaaccaggacagggacagaacCTTCAGGGCTGCCCTACCTTGGAGCACATCGGGCACACGAGCTTGGATTTGTACTGGCCCTGGAAGAGGTCTACTATGAACGAGTCATTCCTCATCTTGTGTCGTTGCCAAGCCTCCTCAGCTACCACCTGCAGGAATAAAGGGCTTAGCACCTCATTAAACCACCCAGACTGCTCTCCCAGTGACTTTGGGGGAGGAACAACCTCACCTCATCAGGCCTCCCATCCGAGTCAACAGTCTCTGTGTAGGGCTTGTTCTGGATGCGGTTGAGGTCCTCGTGCAGACCATCAAGCAGGAAGGCCATGAACTCCTGAGCATCGTGCTGGGCATAGCCAGTGAACTGGCTGGCCTTGCTGGCCACAATTGCCTGTGGGGAGAACAGTAGTCAGGGCTGGCCAGCAGacctctgccagcactgcctgccccaTGTACAAACCCTGGCTGCACCCACCCACACCCACAGCTCTCTGTGGCActtgcagggcagccaggtgCCCACAAAGGAATGCTGGggacccacagcagctcctgctgagcacCAATGCCAGGGGCCCTACCTTCAGTTTAGAGGGCTGGAAGGCATGGTGCGTGCCCTTCCACAGCACTCTGAGCAGCATGGCAAAGCCGATGGCCAGGCGTCCACCCGTCCCCAGCGGGTTGTTATAGTTAATTTCTGACTCAAAGGACCGATCTGTAAGAAAtgcaggagctcagggtggcTGCTGGCTTCATCATCTAAGTGGTCAAGCTCTGCTGGGCCCCCAGTGTGGGCTCACCATGGAAGTAATCACGCAGCTCCCGGGTGTTGGACAGGGACTGGATGACGCTGTTCATGAAGCAGGTGTTGCCCAGGTTCACTAGACCTGTGAAGCCAGGCAGGCAGACCTTCTTCttctcatcctcatcctcatcatcctccACGCTCTCGGCACTCACGGGGCTGTGTGTCATCGGTGGCACCATACATGTCGGTTTGGGCTGCCAAAGCAGAGGAAGGTGTAAGGGTGTGGCACTCAAGGAGTCTCTCTGGGAACACCAGAGGAACTCAAAAGCCCAAGAAAACCCCCAGAGAGGGCTGGAGCCATCACACCATCTCCCACttggacagggacagacaggcCAACAGTTGCCGCCAATCCTGCCAACTATGACTGAGGGGCACCACCTCCTCTTCCAGGAGTACTTCAGTCTCCAGAGTGGCACTGAGGAGGTGTCTCGCTTTCCCCTATCCAGGTCAGACCCAGTGTGACCACACTCACCGAAGGAATGTGTGGCTCTTGCTTCACCGCCAAGTGCTCTGGGGCTGTACGGGCTGCCACACCATCCAGAGCCCCATCTTCCACACGTGGCTTCTCTTTGTCACTGGTTCGGGCCTCTTCCTTGCTGGAGAGGGGGTGCTGGTTACTGCCCGGAGGGTTCTTATCCAGAGGGGTAGGGCCTGTAGGCATGGCAACCTTTGCACCACCCACTGCACcttaaaaagagggaaaggtgGGCCTGTGGTTAGCAGCACCACACACTGCCCACAGTGGGGCTGAACTGCTCAGTCCACGCTTGCACAGGCTCTCTCCTACCCGTGAACAAGGGAAACAGCAGTGCCCTTCCCCTACCACGTGGCTCACACCCTGCCTCAGATCCCTCCTACCTGCACCCACTcatcccctctccttccccaccGTTCCATGCCAGAGGATCCAGCaccagctggcagctggcagtggTGAGGAGGGCCCATGGCCCACTGCGGcgcagcaggcaggcaggacacGAAGGCAGGGTGCAGACCTCGTGTGGCAGGAgcctccagccctccccagcGCTGGCTCTGGCGTTTCTTCAGGCAGACATCAATGCGAGACACCGTGAAGTTGTACGTGCACTGGTCCGGCTCAATAAGGTTCCTGCAAGGCACGCAGCGAGTCAGAGGTGCCCCAGaccccacagcagcctcagaCATGCCAAAGCCTTtgcacagcagagccatggCCTCCAGGCAGCAGGGACCCTGCCAGCACTAATCCTGACAAAGCAGGGGGGAAACCCTCGAGCCTGGCCACACTGAACACACAGAGCGCCCCTTTTCTGACAGATCCATTCTGCTTggctctctcctgctgcacaTCCTACCCAAAGGGCACAAGGCTGGTCTGGCTCTGTCCCCAAGAGCTCTAGAACAGCCTGGGGCAAACTGCAGGCAAGGAGACACTGGGATTTCCTCCCCTGCAAGCGAGCACACAGCCAAGACAGACCAGGCTCAGGGCACCAGT
This portion of the Motacilla alba alba isolate MOTALB_02 chromosome 12, Motacilla_alba_V1.0_pri, whole genome shotgun sequence genome encodes:
- the USP19 gene encoding ubiquitin carboxyl-terminal hydrolase 19 isoform X5, giving the protein MSSSTNAPGQRRASRGLDDATNKKKQKDRANQESKEVSRPELEQAETAQEKDSEEELLLDWKQNADEIIIKLNLGTGALKAEDVRADFTDTDCVVRLPDGRQWSCQFYEEIEGSCSKIQCKKGNFLQLVLQKKIPLHNWSSLLKKRKDGSKEVAKGAACWENGKEKAASAELTPEELRAEGSEPPRSRREPSNPKRAPGRSEVLGGKSPASPGTQSGPSAKRAVYLKVAPTEEEPNARVTGSTEPSKGHSGRASSRRNGRASQVDAPAALADLVLPLEKAVVLAKETVPVEMPPLAATTEVLPHCVATCVEKRVLQPGSPTEALRSRDCLPILGESSKAIPVATPPMGRDSEKRDWSKDDVALEAAADEPEPFVSLTFVKNDSYEKGNDLVVVHVYVKEIHKETSKVLFREQDFTLVFQTSDTNFLRLHPGCGPHTVFRWQVKLRNLIEPDQCTYNFTVSRIDVCLKKRQSQRWGGLEAPATRVGGAKVAMPTGPTPLDKNPPGSNQHPLSSKEEARTSDKEKPRVEDGALDGVAARTAPEHLAVKQEPHIPSPKPTCMVPPMTHSPVSAESVEDDEDEDEKKKVCLPGFTGLVNLGNTCFMNSVIQSLSNTRELRDYFHDRSFESEINYNNPLGTGGRLAIGFAMLLRVLWKGTHHAFQPSKLKAIVASKASQFTGYAQHDAQEFMAFLLDGLHEDLNRIQNKPYTETVDSDGRPDEVVAEEAWQRHKMRNDSFIVDLFQGQYKSKLVCPMCSKVSITFDPFLYLPVPLPQKQKVLTVYYFAKEPHKKPIKFLVSISKENSSAMEVLDSVAHSVRVKPENLRLAEVIKNHFHRMFLPSNSLDTVSPTDLLLCFEVLSPELAKERVVELQVQQRPQVPSGPVAKCAACQKKQLPEDEKLKRCTRCYRVGYCNVACQKTHWPDHKASCRPENIGFPFLISVPESRLTYARLAQLLEGYARYSVSVFQPPFQLGRMSPEQGLQPLHSDKLEPLAKSSCAAATSAPELGDGDRVSSLPQEPPLSPAVPELQPEMGDTTTVRSKVLTARSSLLSLDSGFSEHMESQGDSCCEKEPSYERALKPEAAIPGYQHTPDSLSARATPFYITKIDAANREHKLEDKGDTPLDLTDDCSLALVWKNNERLKEFVLVESKELECVEDPGSASEAARAGHFTLEQCLNLFTKPEVLAPEEAWYCPKCKQHREASKQLMLWRLPNVLIIQLKRFSFRSFIWRDKINDMVDFPVRSLDLSKFCIGRKGEQQLPMYDLYAVINHYGGMIGGHYTAYARLPNDKNSQRSDVGWRLFDDSTVTTVDESQVVTRYAYVLFYRRRNSPVERPLPGHPSDHRAERTPSAEAAASQGLPPVPFGSGLAPEGAPPLAAEGLPERFASPAERPAPSYSSMEEVD
- the USP19 gene encoding ubiquitin carboxyl-terminal hydrolase 19 isoform X4; the protein is MSSSTNAPGQRRASRGLDDATNKKKQKDRANQESKEVSRPELEQAETAQEKDSEEELLLDWKQNADEIIIKLNLGTGALKAEDVRADFTDTDCVVRLPDGRQWSCQFYEEIEGSCSKIQCKKGNFLQLVLQKKIPLHNWSSLLKKRKDGSKEVAKGAACWENGKEKAASAELTPEELRAEGSEPPRSRREPSNPKRAPGRSEVLGGKSPASPGTQSGPSAKRAVYLKVAPTEEEPNARVTGSTEPSKGHSGRASSRRNGRASQVDAPAALADLVLPLEKAVVLAKETVPVEMPPLAATTEVLPHCVATCVEKRVLQPGSPTEALRSRDCLPILGESSKAIPVATPPMGRDSEKRDWSKDDVALEAAADEPEPFVSLTFVKNDSYEKGNDLVVVHVYVKEIHKETSKVLFREQDFTLVFQTSDTNFLRLHPGCGPHTVFRWQVKLRNLIEPDQCTYNFTVSRIDVCLKKRQSQRWGGLEAPATRGAVGGAKVAMPTGPTPLDKNPPGSNQHPLSSKEEARTSDKEKPRVEDGALDGVAARTAPEHLAVKQEPHIPSPKPTCMVPPMTHSPVSAESVEDDEDEDEKKKVCLPGFTGLVNLGNTCFMNSVIQSLSNTRELRDYFHDRSFESEINYNNPLGTGGRLAIGFAMLLRVLWKGTHHAFQPSKLKAIVASKASQFTGYAQHDAQEFMAFLLDGLHEDLNRIQNKPYTETVDSDGRPDEVVAEEAWQRHKMRNDSFIVDLFQGQYKSKLVCPMCSKVSITFDPFLYLPVPLPQKQKVLTVYYFAKEPHKKPIKFLVSISKENSSAMEVLDSVAHSVRVKPENLRLAEVIKNHFHRMFLPSNSLDTVSPTDLLLCFEVLSPELAKERVVELQVQQRPQVPSGPVAKCAACQKKQLPEDEKLKRCTRCYRVGYCNVACQKTHWPDHKASCRPENIGFPFLISVPESRLTYARLAQLLEGYARYSVSVFQPPFQLGRMSPEQGLQPLHSDKLEPLAKSSCAAATSAPELGDGDRVSSLPQEPPLSPAVPELQPEMGDTTTVRSKVLTARSSLLSLDSGFSEHMESQGDSCCEKEPSYERALKPEAAIPGYQHTPDSLSARATPFYITKIDAANREHKLEDKGDTPLDLTDDCSLALVWKNNERLKEFVLVESKELECVEDPGSASEAARAGHFTLEQCLNLFTKPEVLAPEEAWYCPKCKQHREASKQLMLWRLPNVLIIQLKRFSFRSFIWRDKINDMVDFPVRSLDLSKFCIGRKGEQQLPMYDLYAVINHYGGMIGGHYTAYARLPNDKNSQRSDVGWRLFDDSTVTTVDESQVVTRYAYVLFYRRRNSPVERPLPGHPSDHRAERTPSAEAAASQGLPPVPFGSGLAPEGAPPLAAEGLPERFASPAERPAPSYSSMEEVD